In Nerophis lumbriciformis linkage group LG01, RoL_Nlum_v2.1, whole genome shotgun sequence, the genomic stretch tgtttggtgtgggttcacagtgtggcgcatatttgtaacagtgttaaagttgtttatagcgccaccctcagtgtgacctgtatggcttttgatcaagtatgccttgcaatcatatgtgtgtgtgtgtgtgtgtaaaagccgcatatattatgtgactgggccggcacactgtttgtatagaggaaaagcggatgctataggcagtgcctttaaggcgcgCCCCCTATATTGTTgtatgggtggaaatcgggagaaattcgggagaatggttgtcccgggagattttcgggagggggcactgaaattcgggagtctcccgggaaaatcgtgagggttggcaagtatgcgttccgTCTCTATTAGACTTTTATCCAATGTGACGTCACCACAGACAGGTACATAGCAGCGGTGGCAAAGACGAATAGAATCACAGATGCATATGTGACACGTAGCAAAGTGGTAAGAACATGTTTTACACTGTAACTAATTATTTAATTGGGTTGAACTGGAAACTGATTAGCAGTGGAGGTTCAATTGAATTTGGATGCATGACAAAATCATAAAACGGGTTATGTTGTGATTCTGTTTGAAATTACATAGGTTGTTAGAGCCCTTCGAAAAGCAGATTTGCAATTCTCATCCCATATTAAACTACTTGGtacaaaaactacttgaattCAGTTGTGTTTAATTTGACCTTAAATAAGGATAAACCAACAGACAAACAATTCATGACTAAAGAATTACCTTCCGGCGGCTACAATTACTcggaaacaataacaaaaaactcTTAAATATTTGATTTTCCTCCCGCAGTGGTCAGTAATCATGCCTTGGAACTTCATCACACAGCTACAAGAAAGGAGAAGCCTGCAGCCTTTTTGCAGTATTTGTTTGTTCTATCCATTCAATAATGCACAACTTCCCACAGTTTAATAGGTTACTCCATCTGGGAGTGCCTGGATTCCCTCCAACTCATGTCTCATATTTATTATCAACATTGGGATGTCTCCATTGTCCTTTAGCTGAGGTGACtgcacgcaaaaaaaaaaaaagatttacacgTGCTGGGCCCATGAGTGTGTGTTTAtgcagaaaaagaaaagaaaaaaatattcatacGAGAAAGTCATTGTACTTATTGTACTCTGTTTAGAGAACACGATACACAGTTTACATTAGTGTCATGGGActgtatcatacttgccaaccctccggattttctgggagactcccgaaattcagcgcctctcccgaaaacctcccgggacaaaaatctccccaaatttaagcggagctggaggccacgccccctccagctccatgcggacctgagtgaggacagcctgttttcacgtccgctttcccacaatataaacagcgtgcctgcccaatcatgttataactgtaggatgatcaagggcgagttcttggtttcttatgtgggtttattgttaggcagtttcattaacgtcctcccagcgcggtaacaacacacaacaacagcagtcacgttttcgtctaccgtaaagcagtttgtctatattacaatagaataaaaataaaaagcaacaatgagaatacaaatataacagtaaataagaatataacaagagaaactagacagtagtgaccatgttatgaaaaatggttagaaaaatagtgacagagaatagaacaaggatggacaattcaacccttaactcaacaatgagtagatgagtgttacgtgtgtgtatatgtgtaaataaatgaacactgaaattcaagtatttcttttatttatatatatatatatatatatatatatatatagctacaattcactgaaagtcaagtatttcttatatatatatttttgaaatacttgacttggtgaattctagctataaatatactcctcccctcttaaccacggcccAAACCACGCCTCCgctccccccgaccacgccctccaccccccacctcccaaaattggaggtctcaagattggcaagtatggactgtaTGAATAAACAGTTGTTATTAAAACCAAAGACTATTGTCAAaatacatttactgtacattttttGTTAGTGACAAATTGTAAATGCAGAATGTTAAATCGATTCACTTCCATGCTAGTGTGCTGTAAAATTGTGGCTCATAGGATATTCTGTAATGTGTTTATGAGGTAGTAACAACTGACCTCATTAGCAGCTTAACCACAGGACTTGAAGCAGCACAACTCCGCCACCGTGTGTTCACTTGTTGTAATTGCACGGCTTGATGACACCATGAAAATCCAAGGACATACAGACTATAGTAACCTGCACTGTAAACACAAATGTGCCGAACAAATCAGCATACATAAttcaaaaacaaatataaaatgtcaaagaataaataaatcacaCTCACTCACCCAAACTGCTCATTGTTTGTCGAGAATAATTAACCCTCTCGTCTTTCTTTCTAATGACTGTTGAGGTTGATATGTAAGTCCGTTTTGTTTTTATATGAGGCGAATATCTTTTGTCCAAATTGGTTTAATATGGTTGCTACTTAAGTGTTTATTTGCTtaggaaattaaatgaataaaaagggaaatatatgtatataataaatttaTACATACCTTTGTATGTTTTAGCATGTGCCGCTAGCTATAGATGCGTTTTGCTATTTAGCCACGTGACTCTGACCATCCAATCAAGGAACACGTAATTAATGACGTCATCGTCCACCACCGGAATGGCTGTAATTAGTTCCGGGCCTGACCTTTGTAAATTTCCATGAAGCGAAGTAGATTTTGCTGATTATAAATCAAGTATTTGTTTACAACCTTTAACATTTAACCTTTACACTCGTTTAATTAAATATAGTAGACGTAATGATAGAAAATATGACATACTGTGCTGACTTTGGGAGCCATGATCTCATTTAGTGGGTAATATTGTAATATCAGATTTTTCCATTCATTAAGTATTTTTTATGGAtgacaatgctaaaaaaaatgtagGCCAAATATGATTAATGTATTTAGAAAAAAACCTCAAACTTGACGCATGATGTGGCAAGGGACAATAGTATTTGATTTTTAGTAATACAAGTACATTTCTTCATctggttttgtttttgttttctcctCCTCTGACTGTACTGTCATTGCTGTGCTTTTTAGTCACTATACACTGTAGTTTACATGGCAGCCACATCAGCAAAACTAAAGAACTCAATGAGATGAATAAATCCTGCAGCTTGTTTTGGAAACAAAGATATCTGTGGCGATGCTAGTGTGCTAATGGTCTGGAAAAACCAATACATTAGACAGGAAGGAAAAACAAGCCATTTATTGGTTCTGAAGAACTGCCATCAAATTGTTCTGCTACATGTGTAAGGTTTGATCTCTCTGTGCCTGGGCCTTATGAGGCAGCACCAAATACATGTATCATTATTTATGAAGGGGTCCAGGtttagaaaaaaacaattacaaatgtcTGAAGATACAAACCTGATGtccctgaattaaaaaaaaaaaacatcatacaaAGACTTGTCAACCAATCCTCATCCCAAAGCAGGGAAAAACTTATTTCAAGACGTGCCATTAATGTTGTTGTGGAGCTGCGCCAGTAGTCAGTCTTTAATGATCCAGAGGGTCAAAAAGTAACTGTGGATCTGTTTATGCTTGGATGGTGTTCTTGGCACTAAAGGCCAAGTAGTAGACCAGGATGCCGAGAAGAGCTGCTACCACCTCTGTGGACACCCATGGACCGTTCCACGCCCCCTGAAGGGAGTGACACAACAAGATAAGTACATATGAGGCATaagtagggatgggaatcgagAACCACTTATTTAGTACTGGTTCCTGGTGTAACAAATCCTTAGAATCTCTTCCCAGTTTCTCAAGCAATTCCGTTAAGGTTCCTGCAGGCGGGAATGACGTCATTATGCAACGTATCAGGCAGCAACATGGTGCCCAGGCAGTAGAAACGCTCTTAAGTTTGGCTACATTTTACAAGACAAGATTACAACAGCACTACCGTACTTGTAATACTTGCAAGGTTGCCATTTCATCAAGAGGAAGACATACAAGCAATATGCTGagacatttgaacacacagcatgcaacaACTATAACGGAATGTTGTGTTTTTGAAATGCGCCAATCTCATCCCAGCAGCAATCATTTGGTGTttatacaacaggtactaattaTAATGTCAATGTCTGTTTATTTGAAATGAacgccttctcatttagatgagcatgacaaAAGACTGATCTTGAGTGGTTTCGAGGCAAAAGAGAGGTCTACGGTACCTCTCTCCTTTTATCACGGCAGGGAAGAGTAGACTCAGGCCAGGATGAACAAATGTCACCAAGCAGTGACCAAGTTTGTTGACTAAAGCTTGCACACATTTGCCACAGTGCTCCTGATTTTTGGTCGGTGAacgttcaattgtagtcagaaaaaaagttgtatgttttCCTCCAACCAGATTTTCACCAAGTCATATAATACAGGTGGAACTAAAACAATGGGAATATTGTGTAAGAGTACAttaatgtcagcaattcaacttcaaatgtgaaactaatatgtgatatgaaCTCATGACATGCAAAGCGAGATATGTCAGTTTGGGAAAAACCCACATTTCCTGAGATTTtgattttaaggtttttaaaagctctaagccataatcatcaaaataatATCAGAAGAAGCCTTCAAATATTTTGAGTTGCATGCTATGAGTctgtcatatattagtttcatCTTGTAAATCAAAACAAACCTTCGCACGATATTCTGATTTTTGGAGTTTCACCTGCATATTTTCGAGGGAGATTCttaacatttttgaaaatgttacattcttgtgtaattttcacatgtttattttgtaaatTCTACATAAgaatatttcttatatttatttttattttttttttttctatgctaCGTGTACGTatgtacttttttttggaattttgcctatcgttcacaatcttgaGAGAAAAGAACAGACGtctttttttaaggattttaaaGAGGATtaacgcttgcaagatgcggctaataggAGTCATTGTTGGAGCCTTCAAAGCTCtccaaaacaatttcaaaagcCTCCACCAaagttttacaaaacccaaaaccagtgaagttggcaagttgtgtaattcgttaataaaaacaatacaatgatttgcaaatcattttcatcttatattcaattgaatagactgcaaagacaatatatttaatgtttgaactgagaaacgtaattttttttgctaatcattaattaaaaattttatggcagcaacaagttgcaaaaaagttggtacaaagacattgttaccactgtgtaacatggcctttccttttaacaactctcagcacacgtttgggaactgagaagaccaataTTTGAAGCTTTTCAcgtggaattatttcctattcttgcttgatgtgcagcttaagttgttcaacagtctacattgtggtatttgacgcttcatattgcgccacacattttcaatgggagacaggtctggactacaggcaggccagtctagaacccgcattcttttactacgaagccacgctgttgtaacacgtgcagaatgtggctttgcattgtcttgttAAAATAcgcaggagcgtccatgaaaaagaccttgcttggatggcaacatatgttgctccaaaacctgtatgtacctttcagcattaatggtgccttctcagatgtgtaagttactcatgccttgggtactaatacacccccatactatcacagatgctggcttttgaactttgcgcttataacagtccggatggttcttttcctctttggtccggaggacacgacatccacagtttccaaaaacaatttcaaatgtggactcgtcagaccacaggacacttttacaatttgcatcagtccatcttggatgagctcaggctcagcaaAGTCGGCAGCgtctttgggtgttgttgataaatggctttcgctttgaaaagtagttttaatttgcacttacagatgtagcgacaaactgtagttactgacagtgattttctgaagtgttcctgagcccatgtggtgatatcttttacacactgacgtcactttttgatgcagtaccaccagagggatcgaaggtcactggtattcaatgttggttttcggccttgccgcttacatgcagtgatttctccagattctgagAACCTTttcaatccctaaattccttgcaatagctcattgagaaatgttgatcttaaactgttcgaccatTTGCTCgcgtatttgttcacaaagtggtgaccctcgccccattcttgtttgtgaatgacttgagcatttcatggaagctgctgttatacccaatcatggcacccatttgtttctaattagcctgttcacctgtgggatgttccaaataagtgttgctCCCATTAGCGGcactgctagccaccaagaacgagccaatttatatattttagtatgcaaaaaaaaccatttaaaaaaatagttttctcataaggattgtgaacgatagtcaaaagtccaaaaaaaggtgcagttcccctttaatacctcACCGTAGGCTTTTATAAGGTCATGTCAcctctaaaataaacaaaatgtatgcTACTTCCCCTTTTTGgtgtctttttttccccaaataagaATCAATAAGAGAAATTATAAAGAACCAAATCGTTAAACAGAATCAAAAGTGGAATCACAACCCGAAAAATCGTATCATTATCCATCCCTCGTCATAAAGATTGAGGTTAAATGGTCGCAGCATGAGAAAGCACTCACCCTGTGGTCAACGTTGACTGAGAATAGCGGTTGAATGGCGTTAACGTCTTCATTGTTTCTCTGCGCCTAAACACACATAAttcaaaaattattattattatttattattagcctttatttaaccaggtaaaatcccattgagatcaaagatctcttttccaagggagacctggccaagagggcagcagcaaggttacattcaaaacagtaaacaaatacataaaacatcacatttacaacattaaaacttgctcacatgacacatgtgcatacagacaaggtagactgtaatcctttcacagaagctttaaactcattcaacgtaactagggtttgaagtttaatgttcgattgtaggttattccaagccttcggtgctgaaaacctaaatgctttcttgcccagttcagttcttactttggggacgacaaattgcagaacattcattgaacaaagattgtgacttccttgtttctttgttaaaagacaagacagataagatggagtgatacccagaatggttttgtagatgaaaacataccaatgattgaggcgtcgagcacataaagatgtccagttaaccattgagtacgtataacacacaatggtgagtaaggggagcgcagttggtgatgaatctcagtgccccgtggtacacactatccagcttgtggagacaaccagcagtagcattcatgtacaacacatctccatagtcaataacaggtaaaaaggttgtttccaccaatttctgtttcacagtaaaagaaaagcaagacttgtttctataataaaatcccagtaaaagtttcagtttttttacaacatactgaatgtgctccttaaaactcaagtggtcatcaattaaaaatcctaaatatttaaaagcagatactaacataatttgttgcccatttcttgttaaaatgttctcacacagtgatgatcttacagtttttgatgtggtaaagaccatacactttgttttctctgcatttaaaaccagttgaagatagcaaagttgttcttgtactctgtcaaatgcatgttgtagatatttaaaagcctcagcaagagtgagtgctgtgcagtatatgacagtatcatcagcatagaaatggaaagttgagttcggaatattctgtccaagattatttatgtaaatagtgaataataaggggcccaacacagaaccttgagagACACCCTTTTTCACCTGCAGTACGTCCGAGTaagaaccttctatctgaacagcctaagttctacttgtgaggtcatttgcaaaccatccaactgcttgctgagaaaaaccaatagctgaaagacgtttgattaaaatgacatgatcaacagtatcaaatgcctttgaaaagtcaataaagagggacagacagcactgcttcttgtcaagagcttcagttacatcatttataaacttcatagcaccagtaacagtactgtgatttctacgaaaacctgactgaaatggtgacagaataaaattggtgtccaaaaagtcttttatctgttcactgataagggattcaagcacttttgccagaacagagagtttagagatcggtctgtaattatttagattactagggtcacttccttttaatagggggattacaagggcagatttccaatccaaaagggatttcatttgaaattagagtaaggttaaaaatgtgagtcagtggttcagctataatttcagctgccaactttaaaaagagcggctccgacttatctgagccagctggctttctaggtttaagttgttttagagccctcgtgacctcggttgtggtaaagggcgtaaagttaaaaacctgggtattttcaacggttctttccggagttagcggagcttcagtagagttgtcagaattgtagagaaaaccagaggaaataaaatgattattaaaatgactacccatttatcttctgtcacttactctgacaccgtCATGAAGTATACTAGGTGGAAGATTGACTGAATTATAGCAgccggacaaagatttgatgattttccaaaacttctttgggtgttttcagttttcaattaaactgttattgcaAAATTAGCTGTGTGGCAAAATATGGAACTAACCTTGCGCAGGGCACTGTAGGACTCCTCATCAAAGAACTTGACTTGGTAAGTGCCAGAGCTGGCCTGTTTGTGAGGAAGACTCCAGGAGACCTAAGGGAAAAGGAACAAACACTTAAAAGTCAAACacgaggcctgggccgataacacacTTTGCTCAATGATATATTGTTCCACACATTATTGTCAATAAAcaatattgtcagcattattttgggCACAATTTAAACACTAAGATACAGTaatcataataatgcatgtaaAATATTGAACGGTTGGAAATATCGGATTGGGTGGTTTGTTTTTCGTTGTCATCCTTTTCTCTAACAAATTCAGCATACTGGCTTGTTTGTCCATGTTGATGGGCTCATTTTGTTAATTCGGTGTGAAGCCCAAATATTTCCACACAGGGACATTAGGCTTAGCAATAATCTTTTTTCCACCTAACTTTTGTTAAATGAAAAGTAAGTAGGTTGCCAGCCTCAATAATCGCCATGTGATTGCGTTATTATGGGTTACAAGAGTGGTCACTCTTTTACATCGGTTTCAGGAACTGAGGGCGTTGGATATAAAAATAAACGGTAGTAATGATAACCACTGCAAAACTACTAAATGATTAATATTACTGTAtcaaattaaaatgatcgaaaaaccgtgAATGATAACCCCACGTCGACAACATTATGGAAGGACTAGAGTTAtcttgctagcttaaatgctagcatgaaaacAACATCTACACCCATTAAGAAATGTCATACCTCAATCTAAATTGTTTAAACAACTACCGGTAACAAAAGGTATCACAATAAACATAACGGCTGTGATGTTTTTGCACAGTTAGCGATATAAACTCCAGTGTCAAGTTGAAACAGACAGACATGGACTCCGTataacaggaagtgaacttgaGTGAGAtcacataaaccggaagtgaaacaactGATCACTCTATTTACCTTTTACAAATCGAAGAAGATACATATATTTAAACACACAGATAAAAACAATATGGCTCtaatgaagccagaacaatatttgatgtttcctgtgccaagaaagtatattgtgtggctatttattgtagttaaaacaaaataaaaaatacacctTGGTTAAAACATTTTAGTGTGTGTACAATTACTTTTTAACCACATtaaacaataccacaataataatgataaccatgatcattttggtcacaaaaactttatttagccattttatttattgttcgggttgtgtatatttgagggtccccCAGCCCCTCCTTAACAGAGACATAACCTATTTtatgcttttggttgtgattttgaaAATTTAGCTTACAGagagtatattttatttgtataatttgtttgttttatttacccAAGAGATTTAAATAGTTACATTCTTACAATGTTAAactaagtttattgcatttgaaaatgtaccgtattttccgcactataaggcgcacctaaaaaccacaatttttctcaaaagctgacagtgcgccttataacccggtgcgctttattacgattcattttcataaagtttcggtctcgcaacttcggtaaacagccgccatcttttttcccggtagaacaggaaacgcttcttcttctacgcaagcaaccgccaaggaaagcacccgcccccatagaacaggaagcgcttcacccgcccccggaagaagaagaaaaaacgcgcggatatcaccgtacgtttcatttcctgtttacatctgtaaagaccacaaaatggctcctactaagcgatccggttcataaaaagacgcaatctctccatccgcacacggattactaccgtatttcacagctgatattcctgtgaaccgcactgtggaacgggagcacgtacggtgaatattcgcaccacagggaatgagaagtcatccttcactgtggttctagcttgccatgctaacttccacccatgatgatattcaaaaggaagaccttgccaaaagagacctttccagcc encodes the following:
- the ssr4 gene encoding translocon-associated protein subunit delta; amino-acid sequence: MFRIAAFIFLLVVACSGESCTDPTITPSAYTTSDAVISAESVFIVELSLVCANGAQSVTLYADVSGRQFPVTRGQDVGKYQVSWSLPHKQASSGTYQVKFFDEESYSALRKAQRNNEDVNAIQPLFSVNVDHRGAWNGPWVSTEVVAALLGILVYYLAFSAKNTIQA